atagaatatttaaCTGTAATCGAGAGAAACAAACACGATCCTTACCCTCCAAATCCAAAAGAAGACGATTGGCTGGCAGACTGCGAGGCGCCAAATCCTTCATTCAGTCCAAAGGAGAAAGATTGCGAAGCCGCAAGACTCGTACCGCCTAGATTGGCGCTGCCGCTGATGCTAGCCGACATGCCCCCACTTCCAGTAGGACCCACGTTGAACCCTCCACCGATGAACTTCGGCTTCACACGACTCGAAAAAGACCTCGTCGAAGGTTCACTTATAAGCGTAGACGGATCCCGCTCCAAATGCTCCAAAACTGGTAAAACTGGCGGCGTAATAATAGGCTCCAATTTCTTCCCACCCCGTACATCATCAGGGAACACGAAACCGTCCGCCGGCGCTGGTAGCGCCACCTTCGCAAGCGTCGCGATGACGAAACAGCACAAGAGGAACTTCATTGTTGGGAATAAGGGAGATACTATGTGAAGTTGTTGATGTGTCTTGTATTTAATAGGGTCGCACGAGGTCAACCGCGGTGTTGGCATGCGGCCCGCGCCGCAGCCTTCAGAAAATCCACTGCGACGCACTGGAGATGTCCTGAGACGAGAAGCTTGCTCCCCCCCCCCCACGCCCCCACCAGTTTACTTTCCTTATTCAGTTAACTGTCTTATTGTTTGACACGGATAGTGAAGGCTTTATGAGATGTTGGGAAACCCAATGTCCGAAATCCTTATGCAGGTGGGATCCGCATTGACGCGAATGGAAGCATGTGTTGTAATTCTCAATAATATGTTACttgtattatgtaatgtattgcacagattaataaattgatgatTTAATTCCGATCATTTCTTAAATttcgttgatgtcttttgtttGTCAATCTGTCTTTGACcaaaaaagtatgtatgtatttttaaattttatatacaatgaCTTGGTTTGCAACATGTGtgtgtaattttgtatattgttcATATTCagccttttaaaatataattagccTTCGATAATTTATTCTTGATTCCTAATGATtccaattatttaataataccaaaatattgttaacaaTAACTTAGAAGAAAAATCCCACGTTCTCAAGAACGTCGAAatcgtaaattatattatataaaattatgggattatgaaattgacatagaaaaaaaacctatgtacctatgtacccATGAGTTTTcgaaaaataatctaaagtTGTATTATTCTGTGCATTTCGTGTGTCAGAATTGATATATAAGTAGTTTGCAAATGACGCTCTACTACCTTGCTACATTTACGCTAGaggaatgtaatatttttatttgttacgaATAATCTAAAAAACTAGTAAACTGATACTGATGAATGAAATTCAGAAGTAACATACCAACATTCAGAAGTCACGGGAGGCCGTTATCATGTTTATATCTGGTCAGCGGTCACCCATCTCGTTCAGTGAACTTGACAGGCTCAATATGTGGACGGCCAACGGATTGAGGGTCATGCGTGTCGTGTCATGGTCGCGTTCATGACTGATTTGTCAATACAAAACGCATCAGTTACATATGTTTATGTAATGGGTATGTAATGGGCCCTGGGCTTCGACACTCAATGGGAGGAAGTAACTGGAAAAACGCTCAGAAAAGAGAGAGACATTTTGATAATGTTACACATTACAGAAAAACACTAGAATTATTAGGAACTACATTTCGTAAGGAACGTTATAGTTCTAATTTACtctataaacatatttttttccaactTTATGATTTACGTTTTGCTCACAGACCTATAGGCTATTTTGTTgggtaaacaataaattatactaactCATAAACTTTTAGTTCTCTATATGTAATAACGAAGtctaatgataaaaatgtctGACAATCatacttttacaaaattgaacgAACAAaaattggcattattttaatgacagatcaataaattgtttataattactacaatatatttgcattttgtttataattactataatatgaAGTAAATATAGTACTTCCCGttcatttaaaatagtaaaattcgAGCATAGGATTTTTATATCAACCATCAatgtaaataagtagataCTTGAACTTGtgtttcttgaaaaaaaaaaccaacaaATTTTTCACGCGTTCAGTTTTGAATCAACTTTTCTATTTGCATAGCATAAGGTTACAGGTAAATATTGTGTATTCTAGTCAATGTCTGAATAAAATGTTGGTTTTTCTACGTGAGTCAGTTAGAACAACAGCTGTTTACTTCTAAACAGTTCAAGATCGTTTTTTGTTGGTACGGTATGTTaatgaaatgttattatgttacattttttatttggtacatttgtacctaataattaatataacctATCTTTAAATAAGTCAACTAGGTACTGGACATCTGATACTGTTTACCTGTTTAGATTTTGCTAAAgacattcaattattttgatccATATATGAATATCCATGTGAACTACTACTGAATAACCATTGAGACACGATTACGATTGAAATTAACAGAATCAAAACCTCATTCGTTAAAGTCAACACATAATTATTCGGCCACATCATCAGAACATATGCATTTATGCGCACACCAATGTAACATGCGCAAGAGTTCTAACGCTTGCCTGCGTTTCTTATACTGACCTCACAGCAATGCTAAATGGATGtcttatatttactatttctgACGGCTTAATGTCTCGTGATGCCATTTGTTGAGACTGTGTGTCTGGATGctatttttataggtataaGTAGGTAGCTCTTAGATATGCACGGAACGATTATTCCAAAAACGTGAGAGCACATCAAAACAATTGTTGTCATTATTATATGCCAGTATTAACTTCTATGAGTTTCCAAGAAGCGAAACAACGATTCGATCCACTATTTGAACAGCTTGGCGTCTTATGAACAACAAAGAATAATGTGTATTTAAATGAGAATTTGGTACACCAGCCCCCAGTGTATTTTCAACAGTTCttgaaaaaactttattatcacgaaaaaaaagtaagaacaataaataacttcGCCATAAAATGGCGTCCGCCGTTCTCCTTATCACCGTTTTTGTCGCCGTAGTCAATGGTGAGtaatttgcatacattttaAGTAAAGATAAAAATGATCGTGTCTatggatataaattattttttataaacaaacgaAGAGTATCCAATAGGGTTCATTTTTGTCTTTTGAGACCCTAAATCAATGAAAAACATCATTAATCATATATTGATCATGATTTAGGTGATCACTActaatactaattatattataaatgcgaatgtttgtgaggatgcatgtgtgtgtgtatgtttgtcactctttcacgcaaaatctactggacagattgttgtgaactggaataacacataaggtactctttaatccgaaattcccacggaaccGAAGCCCCGGTGCGtagctagttataaaataaatattcaccATATATGCACGTGCATTCCGTaaggttaataaaaatagtattatagGAGCTGTTATGGCAATAAAATgccttttaattttctaatgtTACTGGTCCGGCGGTGACAAAATGATAAGGGGGAAAAGACGCAATCGAACTGAGAAATAGTGAAAACCATTTGATccttaaaaactaaaactaatgttttttaattaaacataaataaaatgtaacattgCATTGTTTTCCATTTTGCCCTTCGTTTTGCAATTACACAGATTTATCGAGTCAGCCATTTTGAAATACAGCCAACAACATTTCCTGTATgttaagataatatatttatcagtcTGGTCTTCtttcttcagttttattgttGTACGAGAATATTGATTCATAATTTCATAAGATGTGTAATTACAGAAAATTATACGCATTTTCAGTTTAAACTAAGTATagtaaattctttattactgCAACCTTCACacattaagtacctacataaatgaGAATAGCTcacgcaaataaatattaaagtattgaaatataatttcgtcCTATTCCCTAACAATTTCGTCCCGTTTATCTCTTCTTCATATTCTTATTTCtaatggctgagggtcgtaatcgttacgtggaatgaaatacacacaacgaTTTTCTTGGATCAACGATCAATGGAGAGAATTTCCAaagccttctccatttcacaaacaagttgataatcaaccagagtgcaggtttcctcacgcacgatgttttttttcaccaagcaagtggtggacgatgaaaactactatacatgagtcagaacTCATAAAAGAAAGCTAAAAGCAAGTTGAGACTGTGACatcatttacttaaataattacacgCCCCTTCGGCCAATTGTGCaaacaaatgtaataatatgtgcagtgtaatataaatgcgCACATTGCTTGACGTTGttcaatattaattgttaattgAATGAGAAAAGACATAAACCCAACTTTTGAAATCCAATAAATAGTTATCCATACTTAATACTAATTGagaataatacaaatattttaatgattataatcattgaatattgcaaattatttaatcatgCATACAGCAAACCATTTTCAACATTTGCATAAAAACAAGCATGCATATGCACATTCAGGTAA
This DNA window, taken from Plodia interpunctella isolate USDA-ARS_2022_Savannah chromosome 2, ilPloInte3.2, whole genome shotgun sequence, encodes the following:
- the LOC128676392 gene encoding spidroin-1-like encodes the protein MPTPRLTSCDPIKYKTHQQLHIVSPLFPTMKFLLCCFVIATLAKVALPAPADGFVFPDDVRGGKKLEPIITPPVLPVLEHLERDPSTLISEPSTRSFSSRVKPKFIGGGFNVGPTGSGGMSASISGSANLGGTSLAASQSFSFGLNEGFGASQSASQSSSFGFGGFSGSQASSQSASFSGLGGSASGAASSASSVSSGFGSSSFSSGQSASQAFGFNSLGGFGQSEPVYDPVAFDDVRHRGVPNFPIPSLLGHGKGVGAAAYRRGSRKGGDDFVSVLISNL